Proteins encoded in a region of the Candidatus Moanabacter tarae genome:
- the tsf gene encoding Elongation factor Ts, producing the protein MSVQITAKMVGELRGATGAGLMDCKNALTEAAGDLEQAITILRKSGIASAEKKAGRATSEGLIEQYIHMGGKVGVLVEVNCETDFVAKTEDFGELVKDICLHIAAANPEFITPEEVPEKYLEKEREIAASQVQNKPPHIVQKIVEGKIEKIYESICLMEQPFVKDPDKTIKDLLTERIAKLGENINIRRFTRYQLGE; encoded by the coding sequence ATGAGTGTTCAAATTACGGCAAAGATGGTAGGGGAGCTGAGAGGAGCGACGGGCGCGGGTTTGATGGATTGTAAGAACGCCTTGACCGAGGCGGCCGGTGATTTAGAGCAAGCGATCACTATTTTGCGAAAGAGTGGAATCGCTTCGGCGGAGAAGAAAGCTGGACGGGCCACTAGTGAGGGTCTTATCGAGCAATATATCCATATGGGAGGGAAAGTCGGTGTTTTAGTGGAGGTCAACTGTGAGACGGACTTTGTGGCAAAGACTGAGGACTTTGGCGAATTAGTGAAAGACATTTGTCTCCATATAGCTGCAGCTAACCCAGAATTTATCACTCCAGAGGAGGTCCCGGAAAAATATCTGGAAAAAGAGCGAGAAATTGCTGCTTCTCAGGTCCAGAATAAGCCTCCTCACATTGTGCAAAAAATTGTGGAGGGAAAAATAGAAAAGATTTACGAATCGATTTGTCTCATGGAACAGCCGTTTGTCAAAGATCCCGATAAGACGATCAAGGATCTTCTTACGGAGCGTATCGCAAAGTTGGGGGAGAATATTAATATCAGGCGGTTCACCCGATATCAATTGGGGGAGTAG
- the pdxA2 gene encoding D-threonate 4-phosphate dehydrogenase: MEHYRPILLVTMGDAAGTGPEIITKTLTDEGIRNGCRPIVIGDADIMKAALKITGMPGRVRSILNISEAEWAKDTIEVFDLQNIDLGRLIRGEVNIGAGQAAYEYIKEAANLCQQGEADGMVTSAINKESLNKAGHHFDGHTELLAKLCGIPNVTMMLVVDKLRICHVSTHVSLRKALDRVRPERILKVIELAREGIKELGIDNPHIAIAGLNPHAGENGLFGDEEVKYIQPAIEEAISRDYRVSGPYPGDTIFFRALQGHFDGVVAMYHDQGHVAAKMLGIWRGVNVTLGLPIIRTSVEHGTSFDKAGKGTADPRSMNEAIKLATSMVMNRKGVDL, from the coding sequence ATGGAGCATTACAGGCCTATATTACTAGTTACTATGGGAGATGCTGCCGGGACCGGACCGGAGATCATCACTAAAACTTTGACAGATGAAGGGATTCGTAACGGTTGCCGGCCTATTGTGATCGGCGATGCGGATATTATGAAGGCAGCGTTGAAAATTACGGGAATGCCGGGAAGAGTACGTTCGATTCTAAATATCTCAGAAGCTGAATGGGCGAAAGACACAATAGAAGTATTCGATTTACAGAATATCGATTTAGGGAGACTGATTCGAGGTGAAGTAAACATAGGGGCGGGTCAAGCGGCTTATGAGTACATCAAGGAGGCAGCGAATCTGTGTCAACAAGGTGAAGCGGATGGGATGGTAACATCAGCTATAAACAAGGAGTCGCTGAACAAAGCGGGTCATCACTTTGACGGCCATACTGAACTTTTGGCCAAGCTCTGTGGCATTCCTAATGTAACGATGATGTTGGTAGTGGACAAGTTGCGAATTTGCCATGTATCAACCCATGTTTCTCTGCGCAAGGCCCTTGATCGAGTACGGCCAGAAAGGATTCTCAAAGTAATAGAGTTAGCTAGGGAAGGAATTAAGGAATTAGGAATCGACAATCCTCATATTGCCATAGCAGGACTCAATCCTCATGCTGGAGAGAATGGGTTGTTTGGTGATGAGGAGGTAAAATATATCCAACCGGCGATCGAAGAGGCGATAAGCCGAGACTATCGAGTTTCAGGCCCCTATCCGGGCGATACGATTTTTTTCCGCGCTCTTCAAGGGCATTTTGACGGAGTGGTTGCTATGTACCACGACCAGGGCCATGTGGCTGCAAAGATGCTTGGAATTTGGCGCGGAGTGAATGTTACTCTGGGTCTGCCCATTATCAGAACATCAGTCGAACATGGCACGAGTTTTGATAAGGCAGGAAAGGGGACAGCAGATCCTAGAAGTATGAATGAGGCAATAAAATTGGCTACTTCTATGGTTATGAACAGAAAAGGGGTGGATCTGTGA
- the kdsB gene encoding 8-amino-3,8-dideoxy-manno-octulosonate cytidylyltransferase — MTQDIAIVVPVRLAATRFPGKPLHEIRGKPLILWTGERITEQAPGFPLYFAVEDESVAILLEGCGFDVVRTSSNHSSGTDRIAEANETIRATHIINVQGDEPTVTGSQIKALGDLIRGEPVMGTLATPFLTEEDFRDPDKVKVVIDRNHNALYFSRAPIPFSRQRRGRLDVNLLRENHCFWHLGMYAYTADFLQLFQKLPRGCLEMIEMLEQLRALENGFKVAVGITNQSTIGIDTPEDAASFERYLD; from the coding sequence ATGACGCAAGATATAGCTATCGTCGTTCCAGTTAGACTCGCCGCGACACGTTTCCCAGGTAAACCCCTCCATGAAATCAGGGGGAAGCCGCTTATTCTATGGACTGGTGAGCGTATCACGGAGCAGGCCCCTGGTTTTCCTCTTTATTTTGCGGTCGAAGACGAATCTGTCGCAATACTGCTGGAAGGCTGCGGATTTGATGTGGTCAGGACCTCAAGTAATCATTCCAGTGGCACTGACCGAATAGCGGAAGCAAATGAAACCATCCGAGCGACGCACATTATCAATGTGCAGGGAGATGAACCCACGGTCACTGGGAGTCAGATCAAAGCCTTAGGAGACTTGATTAGGGGAGAGCCGGTTATGGGGACACTAGCTACTCCCTTTCTAACCGAGGAGGACTTTCGTGATCCAGACAAAGTAAAAGTAGTGATCGATCGCAACCATAATGCCCTTTACTTTTCGCGGGCACCGATCCCATTTTCACGGCAACGACGTGGTCGGTTGGACGTCAATTTGCTGCGAGAAAACCACTGTTTCTGGCATTTGGGAATGTATGCCTATACGGCTGATTTCTTACAGCTTTTTCAAAAATTGCCTAGAGGATGTTTGGAGATGATAGAGATGCTGGAACAGCTGCGTGCTTTGGAGAATGGGTTCAAGGTCGCTGTTGGCATCACAAACCAGTCAACTATTGGCATTGATACTCCGGAAGATGCAGCTTCTTTTGAACGGTATCTAGATTGA
- the denK gene encoding D-erythronate kinase produces the protein MIGIVADDISGAAEVGGVCQRFGLETCVVRDVDGLQCSADVIVIDTDSRSLGPIEAGKRLSRVANQLEELKPEWIYKKVDSVLRGNVYDEVIALGDSFGFERALLLPANPSLGRQIRNGIYYVGDCLIDKTDFAHDPEHPARCSDVIGLLGRPTSWSVTSCRQESSIPNEGIIVGDVRNKKDLNRWASEVVKETIFPVGGSEFLVAILKNLNLEEDPCLWEFKRDDKNLWISGSTSASCRYRILEAEERGLTVIPMPASLMEVHEDECGELRTWAERVLDSLSNFPETIVTIGQPISLKPEIPARLGLTLGRLSKIVLENMPIDHLWMEGGATASFVLEELGWKEFEVVQEIELGVVSMRPLDRSAPTVTIKPGSYEWPKGIWKRRTDK, from the coding sequence ATGATAGGAATAGTAGCAGACGATATTTCTGGAGCAGCGGAAGTAGGTGGGGTTTGCCAACGGTTTGGTCTTGAGACCTGTGTTGTACGCGATGTCGATGGATTACAGTGTTCAGCCGATGTCATCGTGATTGATACCGATTCTCGGTCTCTTGGTCCCATTGAGGCTGGTAAAAGGCTTAGCAGGGTGGCGAATCAACTGGAAGAGTTGAAACCGGAGTGGATCTATAAGAAGGTGGACTCAGTTCTTCGGGGAAATGTTTATGACGAGGTCATAGCGTTGGGGGACTCTTTCGGGTTCGAACGCGCTTTGCTTCTGCCCGCAAATCCATCACTAGGTCGTCAGATAAGAAACGGTATTTACTACGTTGGCGATTGCTTGATAGATAAAACGGACTTCGCTCACGATCCTGAACATCCAGCTCGTTGTTCAGATGTGATCGGGTTGCTGGGAAGGCCTACTAGTTGGTCAGTTACTTCCTGTAGGCAGGAATCTAGCATTCCCAATGAAGGTATTATCGTGGGAGATGTGAGGAACAAAAAGGATTTGAACCGGTGGGCTTCAGAAGTAGTTAAGGAGACGATTTTTCCGGTTGGAGGATCCGAATTTCTTGTTGCTATTTTGAAAAATTTGAATCTGGAGGAGGATCCATGCTTATGGGAGTTCAAACGAGACGATAAGAATTTATGGATTTCGGGTAGTACGTCAGCCTCTTGTCGATATCGAATCCTCGAAGCAGAGGAACGTGGGCTAACAGTTATCCCTATGCCAGCCTCCCTGATGGAGGTACATGAAGACGAATGTGGGGAACTGCGTACTTGGGCTGAGAGGGTTCTTGATTCGTTATCAAATTTCCCCGAAACTATCGTTACCATTGGGCAGCCGATCTCTTTGAAACCCGAAATTCCAGCTCGGTTGGGGCTAACCCTTGGGCGATTATCTAAGATCGTTTTAGAGAATATGCCAATTGACCATCTTTGGATGGAGGGAGGCGCTACTGCATCATTTGTCCTTGAGGAACTGGGATGGAAGGAATTCGAGGTTGTTCAGGAAATTGAACTCGGAGTGGTCTCGATGCGTCCTCTTGATAGATCAGCGCCTACCGTAACCATTAAGCCAGGGAGCTATGAATGGCCGAAGGGAATCTGGAAGCGGCGTACTGATAAATAA
- the zupT gene encoding Zinc transporter ZupT has translation MLIVWILTFSLSGTIGTIVAASLFLTSQRKISRVTLSCFLSFAVGTLLSVAFLRLLPEALELAKSRSIMVTVLFGIVLFFVLEKLLIWRHCHEQECQVHATGGHLILLGDSFHNFVDGITIAAAFMTSIPLGATTALAIIIHEIPQEVADFSILLKQGFSAKKAILFNTLSSLTMCLGALIAYFALDLMNPLIPFILAISASSFIYVATVDLIANLHRDSEDQSPRLQLFFVFCGIATISILGGLHTH, from the coding sequence ATGCTGATAGTTTGGATACTTACATTTAGCCTTTCAGGTACGATCGGAACGATTGTCGCCGCATCCCTCTTTCTTACTTCACAGAGGAAAATCAGTCGTGTAACGCTTTCCTGCTTTCTCAGTTTTGCAGTAGGAACTCTCCTTTCAGTTGCATTTCTAAGGCTGTTGCCAGAGGCACTCGAGCTAGCCAAAAGTAGATCGATCATGGTAACCGTTCTATTTGGTATAGTGCTCTTCTTTGTACTTGAAAAGTTACTTATTTGGCGCCATTGCCACGAACAAGAGTGCCAGGTCCATGCAACAGGTGGACACCTCATTCTCTTGGGAGATTCATTTCACAACTTTGTAGATGGAATTACAATAGCAGCTGCCTTCATGACATCGATCCCCCTTGGGGCAACTACTGCCTTGGCAATCATTATCCATGAAATCCCACAGGAAGTGGCTGACTTCTCAATTCTTCTTAAACAAGGATTTTCTGCTAAAAAGGCTATCCTTTTCAATACACTGTCTAGCCTCACTATGTGCCTAGGAGCTCTCATCGCCTATTTTGCCCTTGATCTCATGAATCCTCTCATCCCCTTCATTCTAGCCATTTCAGCCTCTAGTTTTATCTATGTTGCGACTGTCGACCTAATTGCAAATCTTCATCGCGATTCTGAAGACCAATCTCCTCGACTACAGCTCTTCTTTGTCTTCTGCGGTATCGCCACTATCAGTATTCTCGGTGGTTTGCATACTCATTGA
- the proX gene encoding Prolyl-tRNA editing protein ProX, with amino-acid sequence MVNSVLGRLKTLFESRGVVFRLLRHEPVYTSEEAAAVRGVALCSGAKALICKCEKQFVMFVLPADCKLDSKRVRKVYGWRKLRFADRKELLGLTGLNPGSIPPFGSLFGLSTYCDEKLGSNATINFNIGDNAVSANMRFKDYIKIEQPELGNFSE; translated from the coding sequence ATGGTGAATTCTGTATTAGGGCGTTTGAAGACGTTGTTTGAATCGAGAGGAGTTGTATTCAGGCTGTTACGGCATGAGCCCGTTTATACGAGTGAGGAGGCGGCTGCTGTTCGGGGTGTTGCTTTGTGCAGTGGGGCCAAAGCGTTGATTTGCAAATGTGAAAAACAATTTGTAATGTTCGTTCTTCCAGCTGACTGCAAGTTGGACAGTAAGCGGGTTCGAAAGGTGTATGGATGGCGGAAACTACGGTTTGCTGATCGAAAAGAATTGTTGGGTTTGACAGGGTTAAATCCTGGATCTATTCCGCCTTTTGGCAGTCTTTTTGGGTTATCAACTTACTGTGATGAGAAGCTCGGGTCCAACGCGACAATCAATTTCAATATCGGTGACAATGCAGTGTCAGCTAACATGCGCTTTAAGGATTACATAAAAATAGAACAACCAGAATTAGGAAATTTTTCAGAATAG
- the nupX gene encoding Putative nucleoside permease NupX: MPEVFVDLARGALGFVAIFLFLYFFSSERRNIDWRLVGSGFVLQVLIAVLVIKVPLFNRIIGNVSGLFLKLLEFSLEGSTFLFGELPTDPSYGAFFAFRVLPSIAFFSALASLFYYLGILQKVIFVFAWVMQKTMRLSGAESVAAAANIFIGQTEAPLIVRPYLERMTKSEIVCLMTGGMATIAGAVLIAYMNILGGEDEIRKIEVGKHLISASIIAAPGAIICAKMLFPESEKVETDLRVGKESIGVNLFDAVANGTTQGLKLAVNVGAIVLVFLALMALLNYIATDWIGSWSGINEMISDSTGGIYESLTLQFIFGVLFSPVAFLMGVDGGNLLVVGQLLGQKMVMNEFVAFQEMRVLIDAGHLTNEKSFIISTFALCGFANFSSMGIQIGGISVLAPGQRENLARMAFRAMIGGTCASLMTATLAGILS; the protein is encoded by the coding sequence ATGCCGGAAGTATTTGTTGACCTGGCGCGGGGGGCACTAGGGTTTGTGGCGATTTTCTTGTTTCTGTATTTCTTTAGTTCTGAAAGAAGAAATATCGATTGGAGGTTGGTGGGCAGTGGTTTTGTTTTACAAGTCCTGATTGCTGTCCTGGTTATTAAGGTTCCCCTTTTCAACAGAATTATCGGTAATGTCTCAGGACTTTTTCTAAAGCTTCTTGAGTTCTCCCTAGAAGGTTCGACGTTTCTTTTCGGCGAACTACCAACGGACCCATCCTACGGGGCATTTTTTGCTTTTAGGGTTCTCCCTTCGATTGCTTTCTTCTCTGCCCTTGCTTCTCTTTTTTACTATCTTGGCATCCTGCAGAAAGTTATCTTCGTTTTCGCATGGGTTATGCAAAAAACGATGCGTCTCTCAGGAGCTGAGAGTGTGGCCGCTGCTGCAAATATTTTCATTGGGCAAACCGAGGCCCCCCTCATTGTTAGGCCCTATCTGGAGCGAATGACAAAATCTGAAATCGTCTGTCTGATGACTGGGGGAATGGCCACAATTGCAGGGGCGGTCCTTATTGCCTACATGAATATTCTTGGAGGAGAAGATGAAATTAGAAAAATTGAAGTCGGAAAACATCTTATTTCCGCTTCTATCATCGCTGCCCCAGGAGCAATAATCTGCGCAAAAATGCTTTTTCCTGAGAGCGAGAAAGTTGAAACGGATCTAAGGGTAGGCAAAGAGTCCATAGGAGTTAATCTCTTTGATGCAGTTGCGAACGGAACAACCCAAGGATTAAAGTTGGCAGTGAATGTAGGTGCCATCGTGCTAGTTTTCCTAGCCTTGATGGCTTTGCTCAATTACATAGCAACCGATTGGATTGGATCCTGGTCAGGTATCAACGAGATGATTTCAGATTCCACTGGGGGGATCTACGAAAGTCTCACTCTACAGTTCATTTTCGGGGTTCTTTTTTCACCAGTTGCTTTTCTAATGGGTGTTGATGGTGGAAATCTTCTGGTAGTGGGACAACTGCTGGGGCAGAAGATGGTAATGAATGAGTTTGTGGCCTTTCAGGAGATGAGAGTTCTTATAGATGCAGGACATTTGACAAATGAAAAATCCTTTATTATTTCGACATTTGCTTTATGTGGTTTTGCAAATTTTAGTAGTATGGGAATCCAGATCGGAGGCATTTCTGTGTTGGCTCCTGGACAGAGGGAAAACCTAGCTAGAATGGCGTTTCGAGCTATGATAGGCGGAACCTGTGCAAGCCTCATGACGGCAACTCTTGCTGGGATTCTCAGCTAG
- the gci_9 gene encoding D-galactarolactone cycloisomerase, with protein MEITEIRWEAVTVNHRGDWLFVIVETDEGVRGFGEINAGVNYADRVESLHQLAKELHGYDPREIEPLVRRMVDMNLDASSLSSFSAIEQALWDIDGKLADAPMWRQFFPSGGDPVALYANINRATVDRSPEGFSRNAVAAVADGFDAVKLAPFDGFPYEIDNAENAKEGIACVEAVRESIGPTIRLMVDVHSHFTMKGALELAEALRHLDLFWIEQPFVETDLDAVARYRKECGIRLAGGEGFRRASEFIKLLECQCLDVIMPDICYIGGVHVLREIAKAASNYGTFVSPHGPRGPFSLVASSQAVSSFPQFMMMEFAWGEVSWRQKLTIPNEMIRDGNLILTDEPGLGLELNMEVLKEYRVSALDGSVDG; from the coding sequence ATGGAGATAACAGAAATACGATGGGAAGCAGTAACGGTTAACCATAGAGGTGATTGGCTCTTCGTAATTGTTGAAACCGATGAAGGTGTTAGAGGCTTTGGAGAAATTAATGCGGGAGTCAATTATGCCGATCGCGTAGAGTCCTTACACCAGTTAGCGAAAGAATTGCATGGATATGATCCGCGTGAAATAGAGCCGCTGGTCCGCCGAATGGTCGATATGAATCTTGATGCCTCCTCTCTTTCTTCTTTCAGTGCTATAGAGCAGGCGCTTTGGGACATAGATGGAAAGTTAGCGGATGCGCCGATGTGGCGACAATTCTTCCCTTCGGGGGGAGATCCTGTCGCCCTTTACGCCAATATCAACCGAGCGACAGTAGATCGTTCTCCTGAAGGTTTTTCTCGAAACGCAGTAGCAGCCGTGGCGGATGGATTCGATGCTGTAAAGTTGGCACCATTTGATGGGTTTCCTTACGAAATCGATAATGCGGAGAATGCGAAAGAGGGAATAGCATGTGTCGAAGCAGTACGCGAATCAATAGGACCAACGATTCGGCTTATGGTCGACGTTCATTCCCACTTTACCATGAAGGGTGCTTTAGAATTAGCGGAGGCACTTCGCCACCTTGATCTTTTCTGGATAGAGCAACCTTTTGTTGAGACAGACCTTGATGCAGTTGCCCGTTATCGAAAGGAATGCGGAATTCGCCTAGCCGGCGGTGAAGGATTTAGAAGGGCTTCTGAATTCATTAAGCTTCTTGAATGCCAATGTTTGGATGTGATCATGCCTGATATCTGCTATATTGGGGGAGTCCATGTTCTGAGAGAGATAGCCAAAGCTGCTTCCAATTACGGAACTTTTGTTTCTCCTCACGGGCCACGTGGACCATTCTCCTTGGTAGCTTCGTCACAAGCGGTTTCTTCTTTTCCCCAATTCATGATGATGGAATTTGCCTGGGGAGAGGTGTCTTGGAGACAGAAACTTACAATTCCTAACGAGATGATTAGGGACGGAAATCTTATTTTGACAGATGAACCTGGGTTGGGTCTGGAACTTAATATGGAAGTTCTAAAAGAATATCGGGTTAGTGCACTTGATGGAAGTGTCGACGGTTGA
- the kamA gene encoding L-lysine 2,3-aminomutase encodes MKGKDALNSWYQGKGHWDLEPDENWRNWRWQLQNRISTVEDFSKYLCLTKEEKEGFGFADQKLAVSVTPYFLNLLNRDDPNCPIRRQVVPRIEEMETATEEMRDPVGEEKTMPVPGIVHRYPDRVLFLVTDRCAAYCRYCTRSRMVSNSQEYNFRSDLEGGLDYIERNVSVRDVLLSGGDPLLFADSKLEYLLGRLRQIKHVEFIRIGSRVPVFVPQRVTDKLCAVLKENGPVWISLHINHPSECTRELYEACEKLSFAGVPLGNQSVLLKGVNDNLETMKSLVHRLLMMRVRPYYLYQCDLITGSAHLRTEITKGIELIRGLRGHTSGYAVPQFVIDAPGGGGKIPLNPDYVERINDEEVVLRNYAGKVFRYPLVKGTTPVRRSLDEVLEEVIL; translated from the coding sequence ATGAAGGGTAAGGACGCATTAAATAGCTGGTACCAAGGGAAGGGACATTGGGACTTGGAGCCCGATGAGAATTGGAGGAATTGGCGCTGGCAGCTTCAAAACCGGATTAGTACGGTTGAGGATTTCTCGAAGTACCTATGTCTGACTAAAGAAGAGAAAGAGGGGTTTGGATTTGCTGATCAGAAGTTGGCTGTTTCGGTAACTCCTTATTTCCTTAACCTGCTTAATCGAGATGATCCGAACTGTCCTATCCGGCGTCAGGTTGTGCCTCGAATTGAGGAGATGGAGACGGCAACAGAAGAAATGCGGGATCCGGTGGGGGAGGAAAAAACGATGCCGGTACCCGGAATTGTCCATCGGTATCCTGACAGAGTTTTGTTTTTGGTCACGGATCGGTGTGCGGCTTACTGCCGGTACTGTACTCGTAGCCGGATGGTTTCTAATTCGCAGGAGTATAACTTCCGATCGGATCTTGAAGGAGGGCTGGATTATATTGAGAGAAATGTCAGTGTGCGTGACGTTTTATTAAGTGGAGGTGATCCGCTTCTCTTTGCCGACAGCAAGTTAGAATACCTGCTTGGGCGTTTGCGTCAGATTAAACATGTTGAATTTATTAGGATAGGGTCGCGAGTTCCAGTCTTTGTTCCGCAAAGAGTGACGGACAAACTCTGCGCGGTTCTGAAGGAGAATGGTCCGGTTTGGATAAGTTTACATATTAACCACCCATCGGAGTGTACGCGTGAATTATATGAAGCGTGTGAAAAGCTCTCCTTTGCGGGTGTTCCTTTGGGCAATCAGTCAGTACTTCTTAAGGGTGTGAATGATAATTTGGAGACCATGAAATCATTGGTCCATCGTCTATTAATGATGAGGGTCCGTCCCTACTATCTTTATCAGTGCGATTTAATCACGGGAAGTGCCCATTTAAGGACAGAAATAACCAAGGGAATTGAGCTTATTCGAGGTCTTCGGGGGCATACTTCGGGCTATGCAGTTCCCCAGTTCGTGATCGATGCTCCTGGTGGTGGGGGTAAGATTCCTCTGAACCCTGATTACGTTGAGCGAATTAATGATGAGGAGGTGGTTCTTCGGAATTACGCAGGGAAAGTCTTTCGCTACCCTTTGGTTAAGGGAACCACACCGGTTCGACGGAGCCTGGATGAGGTATTAGAAGAGGTAATCCTTTAA
- the rpsB gene encoding 30S ribosomal protein S2 encodes MNITIKDLLDAGVHFGHQLRRYNPKAREYVFDNRHGISIVDLEKTYDLLQKASDFIEESISDGKQILLLGTKRQAQEIIREAATQCQMPFSSNRWMGGTLTNFATIKKSIAKYKGYLSMEADGSLAKTPKKEAAVIRREMSRMHRNFEGLLEMPELPAAVLVIDSKTEQIAVAEANRLGIPVVALVDTNSDPSLITYPIPGNDDSVKSIRIIVEVLLDAMQNGLSRREEANMGRSLTPMVREEAKEEQLPVTPMAPAASLSSDTTVEEVPDSYSTDDDSDSPMESGGN; translated from the coding sequence ATGAATATAACGATTAAAGATCTCTTGGATGCGGGGGTTCATTTCGGACACCAGTTGAGAAGATATAATCCCAAGGCTAGGGAGTATGTCTTTGATAACCGCCACGGTATTTCCATTGTTGATTTGGAGAAGACTTACGATCTCTTGCAAAAGGCAAGCGATTTCATTGAAGAGTCGATTTCGGATGGGAAGCAAATTCTTCTTCTTGGGACTAAACGCCAGGCTCAGGAGATAATCCGTGAAGCTGCTACTCAATGCCAGATGCCTTTCAGTTCGAATCGGTGGATGGGTGGGACACTGACGAATTTCGCAACGATTAAAAAAAGCATAGCAAAGTATAAGGGCTACCTTTCCATGGAAGCGGATGGCAGTTTGGCGAAGACGCCCAAGAAGGAAGCGGCTGTTATTCGTCGTGAAATGAGCCGCATGCATCGTAATTTTGAAGGACTTTTAGAGATGCCGGAGCTTCCAGCTGCGGTTCTTGTAATCGATTCCAAAACGGAGCAGATAGCTGTGGCGGAGGCCAATCGGCTGGGTATTCCAGTTGTGGCTTTAGTTGATACGAACTCCGATCCTTCGCTCATTACCTATCCAATCCCAGGAAATGACGATTCAGTGAAGTCAATACGAATTATCGTCGAGGTCCTTTTGGATGCGATGCAGAATGGTCTATCCAGACGTGAGGAAGCCAATATGGGTAGGTCTCTAACCCCGATGGTGCGCGAAGAAGCAAAAGAGGAGCAGCTTCCAGTGACTCCAATGGCGCCTGCAGCTTCTTTATCGAGCGACACAACCGTTGAGGAAGTTCCTGATTCCTATTCAACAGATGACGATTCAGATTCGCCAATGGAATCAGGAGGAAACTAG